AGAACTTGAAACCGTCGTTGGCTGGATAACCTCCATGGGCGGGACCGCTGTGCTGGCCCATCCGCACCACTATAAAATGACCAATACCCGGCTTCGTAAACTGCTCGGATCATTTAAGGCCAGCGGCGGAGAGGCAATGGAAGTGGTTACCGGTGGATTACCGCGACAGAAAATCGACTGGTTCGCTTCGCTCTGTGAGGCGTTTGATCTGCGTGCTTCTGTGGGAAGCGACTTCCATGCGCCGGTTGGTCCCTGGTGTGAACTGGGTAATTTACAGACCTTGCCTGGTGGCTGCGACCCTGTTTGGGCTTCCTGGTAACCGGTTCGGGATTGCCGGGAAGTAGCCTGATTGATGAATTGGCTTCGCTAGCAGTGACCTATCCAGGCATAAGCGGTTAATTAAGTCGGCTTTGGTCTGATGACTTATTCACATTCCCTCTAGCGCTAATCCCGGGTTTAGCAGGTATAATTTGGCGTTTAAGGTTTAATAAGTCACAGGGAATGCCGTGAGCCAGTTTTTTCAGATTCACCCCGATAATCCCCAGGCTCGTCTGATCAGTCAGGCGGCGGAGATTATTCGCAAGGGCGGAGTGGTCGCCTACCCAACGGATTCTGCCTATGCGATAGGCTGCCATTTGGGGGACAAGAAGGCGGTTGACCGCATTCGGCGTATCAGGCAGTTGGATGATAAGCACAACTTTACTCTGATGTGTCGGGATCTGTCGGAACTGGCCACTTACGCGAAAGTTGCCAATACCGAGTATCGTTTGCTGAAGGCCAATACTCCAGGGGCCTACACCTTTATCTTAAAGGCGACCAATGAGGTACCCCGGCGATTGTTGCATCCCAAGCGGCGTACTATAGGGTTGCGGGTACCGAACAATGCCACCACCCTGGCGTTGCTCGAAGCCTTGGGTGAACCTATGATCAGCAGCTCGTTGATTTTGCCTGATGAAGAGCTGCCATTGACGGACCCCTACGAAATACGAGATCTGCTGGAGCATCAGCTGGATCTGGTGATTGATGGTGGCTATTGCGGAATGGAAGCCACGACCGTGGTTAACTTAACGGAAGAATTGCCCCAGGTAACGCGAGTAGGGTTGGGAGATCCGGCTCCGTTCCAAACTGACCAATAATTGCGGGCAGAAATGTAAGAGCTGTGCGGGATCAGGAAATATGACGGTAGGTATTAATGAGTGATCAACAAGCGACGGTGGATTCCAGCGTACCCCCGGTCGATCCTGATGGCGTAGCAAGCGCCGAAGAGCAGGCTAAGTCTGAGGGTTCGGAAGGCCGTTTTCGTCGACAGGCCCAGCAGGGAGAGATGCCCTTTGCGGTCGTCCAGGGCAAAGAGATGACGGCTTTGCCACAGGATCTTTATATACCCCCGGATGCCCTAGAGGTATTTCTTGAAGCTTTCGAGGGGCCGCTTGATCTGCTGCTGTACCTGATTAAACGTCAGAATGTGGATGTGCTGGAAATCTGCGTCGCGGAAATTACCCGTCAATATATGGAATATGTCGAGTTGATGGAGGCGGCCCAGTTTGAGCTGGCGGCGGAGTATCTGGTGATGGCGGCGATGCTCGCCGAGATCAAATCGCGTATGTTGCTGCCGCGCTCTGAAGAAGCCGGCGAGGAGGAGGAAGATCCTCGTGCCGAACTGATTCGTCGTTTGCAAGAGTACGAGCGTTTTAAGAAGGCGGCAGAAGACCTCAACGAATTGCCAAGGCTGGGGCGTGATTACTCCACCGCTACCGTTCAGCCACCGGCCAGTAGTGGCGAGAAACAGCATCCGGACGTGGAACTGCAGGATCTGTTGCTGGCGCTTTCCGATGTTTTGCGCCGTGCCGATATGTTTGAAAGCCACCAGATTGAGCGCGAAGTTTTATCTACCCGGGAGCGCATGTCCCAGGTGCTGGATAAGCTGTCCGTCGGTGGGTTTATGCCATTTGTTGCACTGTTTACGGTCGAAGAGGGGCGTTTGGGGGTTGTGGTAACCTTTATGGCGGTTATGGAGTTGATCAAAGAGTCTCTGGTTGAGTTGGTACAAAATGAGCCTTTTGGCCCGATACATGTTAAGGCGCGTGCGGAATGAGTGATGTTGATAAGAGTGAAGGCTCGGTAGATTTGGTCGAGGGTTCTTCAAAAAAAGCGGAGGTTTCTATTGAGCAAGCTGATGGCTCAGTTGAACAAGTTGAAGAGTCTTTAGATGTAGCTGAGGGCTCTTTAGATGCAGCTGAGGGCTCTTTAGATGCGGCTGAGGGCTCCCAAGATATAGAGGCGGGCTCGTTAAGTGTTGCAGAGGATACAGACGAGAATTCTGAGGAATCTATAGATAAATCTGGAGATCCTGCCCCTTCTGATGAAGGCGTTACATCTGATGCAGAAGTTAGTGAGAATGTAGCCAGTGAAGCGCGCAACTATGATTTGAAGCTGGTGCTCGAAGGCGCTTTGTTTGCGGCAGGTAAACCTCTGACTGTTGAAAAAATGGCGCAGCTGTTTGATGAAGAGGAGCGTCCTGCCAATGAAGATATTCGTACGGCGTTGCAAGAAATTGAAGCCGATTGCGAGGGGCGTTCCTACGAGTTGAAGCTGGTTGCCAGTGGTTATCGCCTTCAGGTGCGCCAGCTTTTGGCGCCCTGGGTCAATCGGCTTTGGGAAGAAAAGCCCCAGCGTTATTCGAGGGCGTTACTGGAAACCCTTGCTCTGATTGCTTACCGCCAGCCCATTACTCGCGGTGAAATCGAGGAGATTCGTGGGGTCAGTGTCAGTAGTAATATTGTCAGAACCTTGCAGGAGCGCGATTGGGTCAGGGTGGTTGGGCATCGTGATGTTCCCGGTCGACCCTCTATGTATGCAACGACTCGCACCTT
This DNA window, taken from Aestuariirhabdus haliotis, encodes the following:
- a CDS encoding segregation and condensation protein A, whose product is MSDQQATVDSSVPPVDPDGVASAEEQAKSEGSEGRFRRQAQQGEMPFAVVQGKEMTALPQDLYIPPDALEVFLEAFEGPLDLLLYLIKRQNVDVLEICVAEITRQYMEYVELMEAAQFELAAEYLVMAAMLAEIKSRMLLPRSEEAGEEEEDPRAELIRRLQEYERFKKAAEDLNELPRLGRDYSTATVQPPASSGEKQHPDVELQDLLLALSDVLRRADMFESHQIEREVLSTRERMSQVLDKLSVGGFMPFVALFTVEEGRLGVVVTFMAVMELIKESLVELVQNEPFGPIHVKARAE
- a CDS encoding L-threonylcarbamoyladenylate synthase, whose amino-acid sequence is MSQFFQIHPDNPQARLISQAAEIIRKGGVVAYPTDSAYAIGCHLGDKKAVDRIRRIRQLDDKHNFTLMCRDLSELATYAKVANTEYRLLKANTPGAYTFILKATNEVPRRLLHPKRRTIGLRVPNNATTLALLEALGEPMISSSLILPDEELPLTDPYEIRDLLEHQLDLVIDGGYCGMEATTVVNLTEELPQVTRVGLGDPAPFQTDQ
- the scpB gene encoding SMC-Scp complex subunit ScpB; the protein is MSDVDKSEGSVDLVEGSSKKAEVSIEQADGSVEQVEESLDVAEGSLDAAEGSLDAAEGSQDIEAGSLSVAEDTDENSEESIDKSGDPAPSDEGVTSDAEVSENVASEARNYDLKLVLEGALFAAGKPLTVEKMAQLFDEEERPANEDIRTALQEIEADCEGRSYELKLVASGYRLQVRQLLAPWVNRLWEEKPQRYSRALLETLALIAYRQPITRGEIEEIRGVSVSSNIVRTLQERDWVRVVGHRDVPGRPSMYATTRTFLDSFNLRNLDELPVLSEIRDLEKMSEELELQALTVAGEASQGEQDTDPQEVEPQEVDSDDGEPVVHEEASSSEVASMFEGGPQEELEEDEALFRELDEMEKSLPTNFSDLLKTGIDSGEIASEEGDPEAAAESGELAEGEQSDDLLPSEVNDTEADPMEPVTKSEQPTD